In the Anastrepha obliqua isolate idAnaObli1 chromosome 1, idAnaObli1_1.0, whole genome shotgun sequence genome, one interval contains:
- the LOC129253081 gene encoding transcription factor SPT20 homolog isoform X2 — protein MANYRSVSFHDLCRVCTAHAEQRIYIFSADGKSRNLCSKIADCLSLLVDEKDRLPKVVCTTCIDQLEEIYKFRNTCKNSQNMLNDCLKQATQHNGGKVYIKDAIAVNSGKSLSVIDNVNVANARRNGHNQSVSDKKIPQFPVATCQALPQQNSSNKATISNNNNDILNTIMQSIGIQQVVDSSQAEKPLMQEYTITMDSKGALKAEQLQYKSENLPVSQSLLNVQTQQQKQGSSVDSDHKTLAEFLKLKPNIKVTPIGKNNAKKIEELQPQQQDQQLQVLQQSQQLQFQPSQLQQIIQQQEQHVQVQQQNQLVTQPATSAATIQLQQLQQQLQQFQFQQQLQQQLQQITSQLQPHQTITFSAPSTPSDENSPSKNKKPKLNFVLTSPTSQTLTATLPQLAMTASGQQPQIQLQLQTPPAQPQAAAATILSNLAPLLQQQQQPQPANNSANILQTPTAATTLMSSPNKCYLPITIKDENSDQQIVAHIDAKNFMLPTTYQLQMKLQPQIATVDGQPIMQLTPTSIPATLQLATSGLNNQAFQAIAGSNVLQSLPAAMQSQQQQQVQQATLLQQTAMKPMAQVTSQQIIRTGANNSCTNDAATSTNDQTEDFVPNNLDSGTQLSKQFDQKIIKQQKYRLTQQVGTGAIEITPTTNFTQQIMQQVQQQQQRQQLHQQEQQKQQQQMQHKQRQQQLQQQQQQAQQKQRQQQQDQQLVQQKPLQEVATSLAAQQHGGITVHRITNKSTMKPQQQQQQQPPILQQQQQQQQQSVPNALMQTKIPMLQKKDVTISRISSTAQTQEQQQQQQQALLKLLPTTTLDVKPKKAAVTAIQIQQQLSQLQAPQQESQSQNATSSQNTTRKPGKPLSTTPQQQQQQPELLNTSCDIPTITVASQQQQPVINTIETDDAKSKPDNVVAYGIGPNGLECSQCGRVFKKKEHLTQHIKLHAGLRPFKCKEEQCGKAFSRKEHLMRHEISHSGRKLFSCDICHKPFSRKDNLNKHKKIHTQNSNVYNCEICNKQFAVRAYYEEHKQLHEGSESAGIADTNLKDEKTTNTQNTTNASTDLGNTQEVSGLQQEAQLEQQQQQPQQQPLSQSTMAVMPPSLMSTNQPQIQIVQHQGGNPQFQQSQPQQQHIMQLQLPTVKDFLV, from the exons ATGGCAAATTATCGTAGCGTAAGCTTCCATGATTTGTGTCGTGTCTGCACGGCACATGCAGAACaacgtatttatatattttccgcCGATGGGAAGAGCAGAAATCTCTGCTCTAAAATCGCCGATTGTCTGTCATTGCTG gtGGACGAGAAAGACCGCCTTCCAAAGGTTGTTTGTACAACATGCATTGACCAGCTGGAGGAGATATATAAATTTCGAAATACTTGCAAGAACTCACAAAATATGCTAAACGATTGCTTAAAGCAGGCTACCCAGCACAATGGTGGTAAAGTTTACATTAAAGATGCTATAGCTGTAAACAGTGGCAAGAGTCTCAGTGTTATAGACAACGTTAATGTAGCAAATGCTCGCCGAAATGGTCACAATCAATCCGTATCGGATAAAAAAATACCACAATTTCCTGTAGCGACTTGTCAGGCGTTGCCTCAGCAAAATAGTTCTAACAAAGCCACAATATCAAATAACAATAATGATATACTCAACACAATTATGCAGTCGATAGGCATACAG CAAGTTGTGGATTCTAGTCAAGCTGAAAAGCCCCTAATGCAGGAGTACACTATAACTATGGATAGCAAGGGGGCATTGAAAGCTGAACAATTACAGTACAAATCCGAAAATTTACCAGTTTCCCAAAGTTTGCTGAATGTGCAGactcagcaacaaaaacaaggcTCTTCCGTTGATTCAGACCACAA GACACTTGCTGAATTTCTTAAATTGAAACCGAACATTAAAGTTACTCCCATTGGCAAGAATAACGCAAAGAAAATAGAAGAACTACAACCACAGCAGCAAGATCAACAATTACAGGTGCTGCAGCAGTCACAACAGCTGCAATTCCAACCGTCACAACTCCAGCAGATCATACAGCAACAAGAGCAGCATGTTCAAGTGCAACAGCAGAACCAACTCGTAACTCAGCCCGCAACTTCTGCTGCTACCATACAATTGCAGCAATTGCAACAACAGCTGCAACAATTTCAATTCCAGCAGCAGCTacagcaacaactacaacaaataaCATCCCAATTACAGCCACATCAGACAATCACATTTAGTGCGCCATCTACTCCTAGCGATGAAAACAGcccaagcaaaaataaaaagcctaaactGAATTTTGTACTCACGTCACCCACTTCACAGACACTCACTGCGACATTGCCGCAACTAGCCATGACAGCTAGTGGACAGCAAccacaaattcaactacaatTACAAACACCGCCAGCTCAGCCTCAGGCGGCTGCAGCTACGATTTTATCGAATTTGGCGCCACTtttacagcaacagcaacaaccgcAACCAGCTAACAACTCGGCGAATATTCTGCAAACTCCAACAGCAGCAACCACGCTTATGTCATCGCCGAATAAATGCTATCTACCCATTACAATTAAAGATGAAAACTCGGATCAGCAAATTGTGGCACATATAGATGCTAAAAATTTTATGCTGCCTACAACCTATCAATTGCAAATGAAGCTACAACCCCAGATCGCCACTGTGGATGGGCAGCCTATCATGCAATTGACGCCCACTTCTATACCTGCAACTCTACAGTTAGCCACATCGGGGCTAAATAATCAAGCATTCCAAGCGATAGCGGGTAGTAATGTGCTGCAATCGCTGCCGGCGGCAATGCagtcacaacaacagcaacaggtGCAACAAGCTACGTTGCTGCAACAAACGGCAATGAAACCAATGGCACAAGTTACTTCGCAACAAATAATTCGTACTGGAGCAAATAATTCCTGCACCAATGACGCTGCAACTTCCACGAATGATCAAACAGAAGATTTTGTCCCGAATAATTTGGATAGCGGCACACAGTTGTCCAAACAGTTTGATCAAAAGataataaagcaacaaaaatacagGTTAACGCAGCAGGTTGGCACTGGGGCAATTGAAATAACGCCAACAACGAATTTTACCCAGCAAATTATGCAGCAagtgcaacagcagcagcaaagaCAACAACTGCACCAAcaggaacaacaaaaacaacagcaacaaatgcAGCATAAACAACGTCAGCAAcagcttcaacaacaacaacaacaagcgcaGCAAAAACAACGTCAGCAACAACAGGACCAACAGCTGGTACAACAAAAGCCACTCCAGGAAGTGGCAACATCATTAGCGGCACAACAGCACGGTGGCATAACGGTTCATCGGATAACAAACAAATCAACAATGAAgccacagcaacaacagcaacagcaaccgcCCAttctgcaacaacagcaacaacaacaacaacaatcagtaCCAAATGCATTAATGCAAACGAAGATACCGATGTTACAGAAAAAGGATGTGACCATCAGTCGCATAAGTAGTACAGCGCAGACACaagagcaacaacagcagcagcaacaagcaCTACTAAAACTTTTGCCCACAACCACACTGGACGTGAAACCGAAAAAAGCTGCTGTCACGGCGATACAAATACAGCAACAACTATCACAGTTGCAGGCACCTCAACAGGAGTCGCAATCACAAAATGCTACATCCTCTCAAAATACGACGCGAAAACCAGGCAAGCCATTGTCAACTACaccgcagcagcaacaacaacaacctgagCTCTTGAATACGTCTTGCGATATACCTACAATAACTGTGGCTTCTCAGCAACAACAACCCGTCATAAACACTATCGAAACAGATGATGCGAAATCGAAGCCTGATAACGTCGTTGCCTATGGCATTGGTCCAAACGGTCTTGAATGTAGTCAATGTGGGCGTGTCTTTAAGAAAAAAGAGCATCTAACCCAACACATAAAATTACATGCCGGTCTGCGACCCTTCAAGTGCAAGGAAGAGCAATGCGGCAAAGCATTCAGCCGAAAGGAGCATCTCATGCGCCATGAAATCTCACATTCGGGTCGAAAGCTATTCAGCTGCGATATTTGTCATAAACCATTTTCGCGTAAAGATAATCTCAATAAGCATAAAAA AATTCATACGCAGAATTCAAATGTCTATAACTGTGAGATATGCAACAAGCAATTCGCGGTGAGAGCGTATTATGAAGAGCATAAGCAATTGCATGAGGGTTCAGAGTCTGCGGGTATTGCTGatacaaatttaaaa GATGAAAAAACAACGAATACACAAAATACTACCAACGCATCTACTGATTTAGGAAATACGCAAGAAGTTAGTGGGTTACAACAAGAAGCACAATtggaacagcagcaacagcaacctCAACAGCAGCCATTATCACAGTCCACAATGGCCGTTATGCCGCCGTCTTTAATGTCAACAAATCAACCTCAAATACAAATTGTACAACATCAAGGGGGCAATCCACAATTTCAGCAGTCGCAACCACAGCAACAACATATAATGCAATTACAGCTGCCAACAGTT AAAGATTTTCTAGTTTGA
- the LOC129253081 gene encoding transcription factor SPT20 homolog isoform X1, producing MANYRSVSFHDLCRVCTAHAEQRIYIFSADGKSRNLCSKIADCLSLLVDEKDRLPKVVCTTCIDQLEEIYKFRNTCKNSQNMLNDCLKQATQHNGGKVYIKDAIAVNSGKSLSVIDNVNVANARRNGHNQSVSDKKIPQFPVATCQALPQQNSSNKATISNNNNDILNTIMQSIGIQQVVDSSQAEKPLMQEYTITMDSKGALKAEQLQYKSENLPVSQSLLNVQTQQQKQGSSVDSDHKTLAEFLKLKPNIKVTPIGKNNAKKIEELQPQQQDQQLQVLQQSQQLQFQPSQLQQIIQQQEQHVQVQQQNQLVTQPATSAATIQLQQLQQQLQQFQFQQQLQQQLQQITSQLQPHQTITFSAPSTPSDENSPSKNKKPKLNFVLTSPTSQTLTATLPQLAMTASGQQPQIQLQLQTPPAQPQAAAATILSNLAPLLQQQQQPQPANNSANILQTPTAATTLMSSPNKCYLPITIKDENSDQQIVAHIDAKNFMLPTTYQLQMKLQPQIATVDGQPIMQLTPTSIPATLQLATSGLNNQAFQAIAGSNVLQSLPAAMQSQQQQQVQQATLLQQTAMKPMAQVTSQQIIRTGANNSCTNDAATSTNDQTEDFVPNNLDSGTQLSKQFDQKIIKQQKYRLTQQVGTGAIEITPTTNFTQQIMQQVQQQQQRQQLHQQEQQKQQQQMQHKQRQQQLQQQQQQAQQKQRQQQQDQQLVQQKPLQEVATSLAAQQHGGITVHRITNKSTMKPQQQQQQQPPILQQQQQQQQQSVPNALMQTKIPMLQKKDVTISRISSTAQTQEQQQQQQQALLKLLPTTTLDVKPKKAAVTAIQIQQQLSQLQAPQQESQSQNATSSQNTTRKPGKPLSTTPQQQQQQPELLNTSCDIPTITVASQQQQPVINTIETDDAKSKPDNVVAYGIGPNGLECSQCGRVFKKKEHLTQHIKLHAGLRPFKCKEEQCGKAFSRKEHLMRHEISHSGRKLFSCDICHKPFSRKDNLNKHKKIHTQNSNVYNCEICNKQFAVRAYYEEHKQLHEGSESAGIADTNLKDEKTTNTQNTTNASTDLGNTQEVSGLQQEAQLEQQQQQPQQQPLSQSTMAVMPPSLMSTNQPQIQIVQHQGGNPQFQQSQPQQQHIMQLQLPTVVSTQDLAGNTITITQSHDPTLKATIGGHDATVLNLPSTLANLMQLSHAQFVNPATGQIMGHIKIEK from the exons ATGGCAAATTATCGTAGCGTAAGCTTCCATGATTTGTGTCGTGTCTGCACGGCACATGCAGAACaacgtatttatatattttccgcCGATGGGAAGAGCAGAAATCTCTGCTCTAAAATCGCCGATTGTCTGTCATTGCTG gtGGACGAGAAAGACCGCCTTCCAAAGGTTGTTTGTACAACATGCATTGACCAGCTGGAGGAGATATATAAATTTCGAAATACTTGCAAGAACTCACAAAATATGCTAAACGATTGCTTAAAGCAGGCTACCCAGCACAATGGTGGTAAAGTTTACATTAAAGATGCTATAGCTGTAAACAGTGGCAAGAGTCTCAGTGTTATAGACAACGTTAATGTAGCAAATGCTCGCCGAAATGGTCACAATCAATCCGTATCGGATAAAAAAATACCACAATTTCCTGTAGCGACTTGTCAGGCGTTGCCTCAGCAAAATAGTTCTAACAAAGCCACAATATCAAATAACAATAATGATATACTCAACACAATTATGCAGTCGATAGGCATACAG CAAGTTGTGGATTCTAGTCAAGCTGAAAAGCCCCTAATGCAGGAGTACACTATAACTATGGATAGCAAGGGGGCATTGAAAGCTGAACAATTACAGTACAAATCCGAAAATTTACCAGTTTCCCAAAGTTTGCTGAATGTGCAGactcagcaacaaaaacaaggcTCTTCCGTTGATTCAGACCACAA GACACTTGCTGAATTTCTTAAATTGAAACCGAACATTAAAGTTACTCCCATTGGCAAGAATAACGCAAAGAAAATAGAAGAACTACAACCACAGCAGCAAGATCAACAATTACAGGTGCTGCAGCAGTCACAACAGCTGCAATTCCAACCGTCACAACTCCAGCAGATCATACAGCAACAAGAGCAGCATGTTCAAGTGCAACAGCAGAACCAACTCGTAACTCAGCCCGCAACTTCTGCTGCTACCATACAATTGCAGCAATTGCAACAACAGCTGCAACAATTTCAATTCCAGCAGCAGCTacagcaacaactacaacaaataaCATCCCAATTACAGCCACATCAGACAATCACATTTAGTGCGCCATCTACTCCTAGCGATGAAAACAGcccaagcaaaaataaaaagcctaaactGAATTTTGTACTCACGTCACCCACTTCACAGACACTCACTGCGACATTGCCGCAACTAGCCATGACAGCTAGTGGACAGCAAccacaaattcaactacaatTACAAACACCGCCAGCTCAGCCTCAGGCGGCTGCAGCTACGATTTTATCGAATTTGGCGCCACTtttacagcaacagcaacaaccgcAACCAGCTAACAACTCGGCGAATATTCTGCAAACTCCAACAGCAGCAACCACGCTTATGTCATCGCCGAATAAATGCTATCTACCCATTACAATTAAAGATGAAAACTCGGATCAGCAAATTGTGGCACATATAGATGCTAAAAATTTTATGCTGCCTACAACCTATCAATTGCAAATGAAGCTACAACCCCAGATCGCCACTGTGGATGGGCAGCCTATCATGCAATTGACGCCCACTTCTATACCTGCAACTCTACAGTTAGCCACATCGGGGCTAAATAATCAAGCATTCCAAGCGATAGCGGGTAGTAATGTGCTGCAATCGCTGCCGGCGGCAATGCagtcacaacaacagcaacaggtGCAACAAGCTACGTTGCTGCAACAAACGGCAATGAAACCAATGGCACAAGTTACTTCGCAACAAATAATTCGTACTGGAGCAAATAATTCCTGCACCAATGACGCTGCAACTTCCACGAATGATCAAACAGAAGATTTTGTCCCGAATAATTTGGATAGCGGCACACAGTTGTCCAAACAGTTTGATCAAAAGataataaagcaacaaaaatacagGTTAACGCAGCAGGTTGGCACTGGGGCAATTGAAATAACGCCAACAACGAATTTTACCCAGCAAATTATGCAGCAagtgcaacagcagcagcaaagaCAACAACTGCACCAAcaggaacaacaaaaacaacagcaacaaatgcAGCATAAACAACGTCAGCAAcagcttcaacaacaacaacaacaagcgcaGCAAAAACAACGTCAGCAACAACAGGACCAACAGCTGGTACAACAAAAGCCACTCCAGGAAGTGGCAACATCATTAGCGGCACAACAGCACGGTGGCATAACGGTTCATCGGATAACAAACAAATCAACAATGAAgccacagcaacaacagcaacagcaaccgcCCAttctgcaacaacagcaacaacaacaacaacaatcagtaCCAAATGCATTAATGCAAACGAAGATACCGATGTTACAGAAAAAGGATGTGACCATCAGTCGCATAAGTAGTACAGCGCAGACACaagagcaacaacagcagcagcaacaagcaCTACTAAAACTTTTGCCCACAACCACACTGGACGTGAAACCGAAAAAAGCTGCTGTCACGGCGATACAAATACAGCAACAACTATCACAGTTGCAGGCACCTCAACAGGAGTCGCAATCACAAAATGCTACATCCTCTCAAAATACGACGCGAAAACCAGGCAAGCCATTGTCAACTACaccgcagcagcaacaacaacaacctgagCTCTTGAATACGTCTTGCGATATACCTACAATAACTGTGGCTTCTCAGCAACAACAACCCGTCATAAACACTATCGAAACAGATGATGCGAAATCGAAGCCTGATAACGTCGTTGCCTATGGCATTGGTCCAAACGGTCTTGAATGTAGTCAATGTGGGCGTGTCTTTAAGAAAAAAGAGCATCTAACCCAACACATAAAATTACATGCCGGTCTGCGACCCTTCAAGTGCAAGGAAGAGCAATGCGGCAAAGCATTCAGCCGAAAGGAGCATCTCATGCGCCATGAAATCTCACATTCGGGTCGAAAGCTATTCAGCTGCGATATTTGTCATAAACCATTTTCGCGTAAAGATAATCTCAATAAGCATAAAAA AATTCATACGCAGAATTCAAATGTCTATAACTGTGAGATATGCAACAAGCAATTCGCGGTGAGAGCGTATTATGAAGAGCATAAGCAATTGCATGAGGGTTCAGAGTCTGCGGGTATTGCTGatacaaatttaaaa GATGAAAAAACAACGAATACACAAAATACTACCAACGCATCTACTGATTTAGGAAATACGCAAGAAGTTAGTGGGTTACAACAAGAAGCACAATtggaacagcagcaacagcaacctCAACAGCAGCCATTATCACAGTCCACAATGGCCGTTATGCCGCCGTCTTTAATGTCAACAAATCAACCTCAAATACAAATTGTACAACATCAAGGGGGCAATCCACAATTTCAGCAGTCGCAACCACAGCAACAACATATAATGCAATTACAGCTGCCAACAGTTGTAAGTACACAAGATTTGGCGGGTAACACTATAACGATAACACAATCACATGATCCCACGCTGAAAGCGACAATCGGAGGACATGATGCGACGGTATTAAATCTTCCTTCAACTCTGGCCAATCTCATGCAGCTGAGTCACGCACAGTTTGTGAACCCGGCTACGGGTCAAATAATGGGTCATATAAAAATTGAGAAATGA